The Oryza glaberrima chromosome 9, OglaRS2, whole genome shotgun sequence genome includes a window with the following:
- the LOC127784792 gene encoding heat stress transcription factor B-1, whose product MAAAEAAAAVGKQQQKGGGGRGGGGGGPAPFLTKTHQMVEESATDEVISWGKEGRSFVVWKPVEFARDLLPLHFKHCNFSSFVRQLNTYGFRKVVPDRWEFANGNFRRGEQGLLSGIRRRKATTPQSSKSCGSGVNVAFPPPLPPLPPAPSATTSSGNDRSSSSASSPPRADITSENEQLRKDNQTLTTELARARRHCEELLGFLSRFLDVRQLDLRLLMQEDMRAAAGGVGGEQREQEHAREEKCVKLFGVLLDDTHGAATRKRARCEEAAASERPIKMIRIGEPWVSVPSSGPARCGGDN is encoded by the exons atggctgctgctgaggcggcggcggcggtggggaagcagcagcagaagggcggcgggggaaggggaggaggcggcggtgggccgGCGCCGTTCCTGACGAAGACGCACCAGATGGTGGAGGAGAGCGCGACGGATGAGGTGATCTCGTGGGGAAAGGAGGGGCGGTCGTTCGTGGTGTGGAAGCCGGTGGAGTTCGCCCGCGACCTCCTCCCGCTCCACTTCAAGCACTGCAACTTCTCCTCCTTCGTCCGCCAGCTCAACACCTAC GGTTTCCGGAAGGTGGTGCCCGATCGGTGGGAGTTCGCCAACGGCAACTTCCGGCGAGGCGAGCAAGGCCTCCTCTCCGGCATCCGCCGCCGCAAGGCGACGACGCCTCAGTCCTCCAAATCCTGCGGCAGCGGCGTCAACGTCGCGTTccctccgccgctgccccctctgcccccggcgccgtcggcgaccaCGTCCAGCGGCAACGACcgcagctcctcctccgcgtcctcgccgccgcgggcggaCATCACCAGCGAGAACGAGCAGCTCAGGAAGGACAACCAAACGCTGACGACGGAGCTGGCGCGGGCTCGGCGACACTGCGAGGAGCTTCTGGGCTTCCTGTCGCGCTTCCTCGACGTCCGGCAGCTCGATCTCCGGCTGCTCATGCAGGAAGACatgcgagcggcggccggcggcgtcggcggcgagcagcgcgagcaAGAGCACGCCCGGGAGGAGAAGTGCGTGAAGCTGTTCGGCGTGCTCCTCGACGACACCCATGGCGCCGCCACGAGGAAGAGGGCGCGgtgcgaggaggcggcggccagcgaGCGGCCGATCAAGATGATCAGGATCGGCGAGCCTTGGGTCAGCGTTCCATCGTCGGGGCCGGCGCGGTGTGGCGGCGACAACTGA